gggagataaaagacgggtctgctgAGACACCGGGACACACGCCACGAGACACTGcgagagtgttgtgcacccacaggaaggtgggggcttggaggaccGAATCGGgagatcggtcacaaagctcacagtgtgacagcaggaccggtgggggcttgtgtgtgtatcCACTCacgccagagtgatgagtccaccatggaagaacggtctagccgagAACAGAGGGGTTATATCCGAATGACCACATCAGTACAAcagaacaagaagacaacggaaggtttgcctgctcacatctcgctctctctctctctctccaacgttacaCCAGCAACTACTCCGACCTaagctaaactgaactgaactgaactttcatcatCTCCTAAGACttttcatttacccctagactttggaaGAGCTTGGTTTTTGATTCCTTTTACCACACTTCTGTATCTATacatgtgtatatgtgtgtgtgtgtgtgtgtgtgtgtgtgtgtgtatatatatatttgctaACCCGTAATACatacatatttgcattttattcttgtactgtattacttagtttgctaataaactttattagttactagtaattacagactccaacgtgtattccatttctgctggattGTTAACCCAGTTACGGTGTACGTAACAAATTAAGGGCTCGTCTGGGATTTGATTTCCAAATTGGGGGCCAGTGAATTGATTGGGGTACATTCCCTTATCTGCTTTGGCTGTGTAGGAACCCATAAAGGCAGACAGCAGAAATGGAGTTTGAGGCTAATAAGTTAGTGGCGGATCCAACCCCTGAGGGGCTGGGCGAGGCTAAAAAGGATGTACTGCTGGGAATTGCTCGGAAGTTAAAGATTAAGGTGACCACTCGCATGAGGAATGCTCAGGTACAGCTGTTAATAGCACATCATTACATAGCCGAGGGGAAATTCGAGGAGGAGGCGTTGGAGTTGTTTGTTGAGGGTGAAACacttactgaggctgaggttcgGCTTCAGGTGGATATAATGAAGTATGAACATGAGTTCCAAATAAAGCAGTTGGAAGTAGAAAGACAAAGGGAAGaagcagaaagagaggaaaaggaaagagagcgggaggaaaggaaaagggagcatgagctccgaGTAAGGAAgctggaggcagagggtggaagaGAAAAGGCAGAGAGAAGAAAGGGAGAAAGGAAGGCAGTTTGAGCTAGAAAGGATAAGAATTTTGCAGCTGGGAGGTCCAGTGTTTGACATTGATGATGTATATAgcttgaaagagctggttgtAATTGATGAATTTAAGAAGTGTGTTCCCGATGATGAAAAGCATGctgctaccttgagggagtctgttGGGTTAGCAGACAAGGTTGTTTTAAActgcaaggttgagtttactccggataggagttgcccagagagtaactgggaggatcaggggaacttggaTTTTGAAattgggactggtattgaaagcctagaagaggcagatgtcccgtttgcctgtgttcaggttttTGAAGTACCTGTGGAATCACAGGGTACTAAACCTTGTGTTGAAACTCAGGagaggtctgaggtgtctgacttggttaaaaaggaatgcagtgcttttgggtcagatggacttggttcagtgagtaaggggttaaccctggcaccagtggaaagtgaggattctcagtcacttgtgttagaaggtgttctaaaagttagagatgagatgaaagctggtgacaATAGTGAGGAAGGGGCTGTGTCTGGTTTTTTTAAGGAAAGAATTGGTGAAGTTTGAACTGGTTTCACGACCTTTGACCCTGCTTGCAGAACAATGGTCTGTTGGAAAACTTGTCAGCTTGTTAGATTCTATTTTAGAAGTTGAAAGTAAGCAAGGTCATGGAGCTGTTGGTCAAGATTACAATGGGTGGAGAAAAGATTGTTTTGGTTTTGAGAGGACACCTGTCTGCGTTACTATGGGGACGAATTGAAAGTAAAAGTCGAAGAAACAGATTAAATGGTTTATTTGGGAATTTCCAGAATGTAAACATGGTTTTCATAAGTTTAGTGATGGTGTTGAGCTTGGTAAACATTCAATTGGCACCTAATCCAGGGTGAAATTAAGTCAGCGGAACGAGCTAGCTCGTGGCTGGCAACCCACGCACAGTTAGCAGAGACAGGAGTTTAATTTATGAAAGTTTGTCAGAGTTACAGCAGGATTTGGAGAGTAAGGAGGATGAGAAAGGCTTGTCTTTGTCAAAGGATGAATTTATAGTAGAGATTCTGAAGTTACTGTGTTAAAGGAGACAGCTCTCACAAAAGAGGAGGTTCGGAGAGGGTCAGCAGGATATTACCTGAAAGATGGGGTATTGATGAGGAGGTGGAGACCACCTACTGGGTTTGCAGATGAGGATTGGGCGATTGAACATTGTGATGGTCCCGAAAGTTTACAGGGCTGAAATTTTAAACTTGGCTTATTATATGTCTTTAGGTGGGCACTTTGAAGTGGAAAAGACAGTAAATGGAAGTGAGaaggaattctactggcctaatctaaggaaagatgtTGTGAACTTGCGCAGGGCTTGTCATACCTGTCAGGGTGCAGGAAAACCTAATCAGATGATCCTAGCAGTATCATTTAGGCCGATACCTGTCCTCGGTGAACCATCTTCCAGGGTCATAGTGTATTGTgtgggcccattgccaaagactgcaGCTGGCTATGAGTATCTGTTAACCATCATGTGTGCTGTGTCTAGGTTCCATGGAGTGGTGCCCCTCTGGAACATCAAGGCCCAGACTGTGGTAAAAGCACTTATCAAATGTTCTACACTGGTAGGTctacctaaagaaatccagtcttaCTGAGAGAGCAATGGTCAGACCAGAATGAAAATGTGATTAAGGGTTATTATGACTCCTACCCTGCACCAGTGAGCACTGTTATGACAATGGAGGAGATTGTTGTGTCTACTACTGGAGTACCAATTCATTTTACTGAACACCCTGTAGTTTTCACAAGACTCAGAAAGTCTGATgttttggaaaatattgatggAAAAATTCAACATTTGCAGTCAAAGCAGCAAAAACAACTGAAGAGCTTAATTGACAAGTATAAAGGTTTATTCCCCGATATTCTAAGACTGCACATGTGCAATGCATGATGTCATTGTAAATTCAGGCCAGGCTATTAAGCAGCATCCCTACAGAGTGACCTTGGAGGAAAGCAAGCTGGTAGAAAAACTGTTTAAATGAATGTCTGCAGCCAATCTCACAGTGAACCTCGCCAAAAGTGAGTTCGGCCATGCCACGGTCACGTACCTGGGGTATGTGGTAGGATGGGGCAGCTGGCCCCTGTGCAGGCGaaagtacaggctatttctgaaGTTCCCGTCCCGACTGATAAGAGGGCactgagaaggtttttgggaatggtagggtaCTATTGGaagttttgtaagaactttgcgGATATTGACCTCTCTCTTACTAAACTGTTGCAAAagagtaaggagtttgtgtggagCAATCCTTGCCAAGAAGCCTTTGAGAGGCTGAAAACTATACTGTGTCaccaccctgtgttaaaagcTCCTGACTTTTCAAAACCCTTCTCCCTCGCTGCAGATGCTAGCGACGAAGCTGCAGGGGCAGTGTTGCTGCAGAAAGACAAGGACGAAATTGAACACCCAGTGCTTATTTCTCTAGGAAGTTCAATGTGCATCAGGGAAATTATTCCACTGTAGAAAAAGAATTACTGTCACTTATTCTGGCATTACAGCATTTTGAGGCTTACATTTGACCAGCACAGAGTACATtgatagtttatactgatcacaacccattggtatttttgactaacatgaagaataaaaatagattaagttgaagtctgttgttacaggaatttgatattaaaatacaacatgtaaaggggactgacaatataattgctgattgtttatctagatgttagaTTTGGAAGTATTTCTGTATTACTCTATTAGTTAATGACTAGTTCTGTATTATATTAGACTCTGTAATGTACCTTACTATTGAATTTTTCCCCCCGGTAAAAATTCTTTGAAGGGTGGGggtgttatgtgtgatgagaaaaccatgtggagatggggtccagagttgaacccccctgtgaactatgctgctaacgagagagagagataaagggggggaggggaggcatCCTGTtgcagatgggagagagagagacaaggattaaaatggatgatttagtattattGCTTCTTCGCTAATTGTTGACTTTAACGCCAAGGACATTTGGCCTGTTTATGTGGATCCctgctgacacagcagagtgatgccaggtgcctgttgagacaggagggagtggccagtttgatggacatggagttgatggatggctgataccccgtcaggggagataaaagacgggtctgctgAGACACCGGGACACACGCCACGAGACACTGcgagagtgttgtgcacccacaggaaggtgggggcttggaggaccGAATCGGgagatcggtcacaaagctcacagtgtgacagcaggaccggtgggggcttgtgtgtgtatcCACTcacgccagagtgacgagtccaccatggaagaacggtctagccgagAACAGAGGGGTTATATCCGAATGACCACATCAGTACAAcagaacaagaagacaacggaaggtttgcctgctcacatctcgctctctctctctctccaacgttacaCCAGCAACTACTCCGACCTaagctaaactgaactgaactgaactttcatcatctcctaagactattcatttacccctagactttggaaGAGCTTGGTTTTTGATTCCTTTTACCACACTTCTGTATCTATacatgtgtatatgtgtgtgtgtgtgtgtgtgtgtgtgtgtgtgtgtgtgtgtgtgtgtatatatatatatttgctaaCCCATAATACatacatatttgcattttattcttgtactgtattacttagtttgctAATAAACTTTATTAGTTACTAGTTATTACAGACTCCaacgtgtattccatttctgctggattgttaacccagttacagggtacgtaacaatcTTTAACCTTTTGATCTGACTGTGTGTGgcatccacctgcttcaagcaggtttcaatcataccggtgcccaagaagagtgtggtaacctgtctaaatgactatcacccagtggcacgtgaatctacagtgatgaaatgttttgagaggctgctgttgaagcatatcagctcctgtctgagtggtgacttggatccattccaattcACCTGCTGAAGCAACAGGTGAATggctcaatggctcttcacacaaccccaGAACATCtgcacagcaaagatgcatacattaaGATGATATGATCTCCAATGATGTGATCACCTCCtgatgcaagtcctgaggcacctgtaccttctacctaatggcagtagtgagaaaacagcatggcctgggtagtgaggatctttgatgatggatgcagcttttctacagcagtgtttcatgtagatgtgctcaatagttgggagagttttacctgtgatgtattgggccaaATCCTCTATCCTTTATAGGATTTggtcctccaagcccccacctacctgtgggtgcacaacattCTTGCAGTGTCTCGTGGCGTGTGTCCCGGCGTCTcagcagacccgtcttttatctcccctgatGAGGTATCAGTCCTTTGTCGGGACTTCTGGTTCACTGCTCGACTGCTCCCAAGGCAGATggagatgcagtttgtcaggactCTCAATGGGGCTCCGATAAAATCAGTTAAGTTGAGGGATGGTTGTtggggagccttgcttgcctcaatcccTTTAgcaagtggaggtgctgctgtgcctccttgttcagggaggtgtaTTAAGGGATCAGCTGAGGacccccaggaacttggtgcacttcacTCTCTCTACGGGGGAGCCAGGTGAGAGTCACTCTCTCTACAGAGGGggatggtttgtctgcaccttcctgaagtccacaatggtttccttggtcttctccatgttcaggcttagattgttcttctcacaccaatctgCCATCCGCTCCACTTCCTCTTGATACTCTCCTTCATCGTCAttcttgataaggccaaccactgttgtgtcatccgcaaagttGGTGACACGGTTTGAACTGGATTCTGCAACACAGTCATGCGTCAGCGCGCAGTCCTGGGGAGCGCCAGTGCTCAGCGTAATGGACAGAAACACTGCTGCCCACGCAGACTGACTGTGGCCTGGTATCCAGGTGCAAAGGGGGGTGTTGAGATCCAGCaaggacagtttccccaccagtttctggggtatgaCGGTGTGGAACACCGAaatgaagtctataaacagcagcctggcatatgagaccccattttccaggtgggacaggatagagtggagggcagtggttTACCCTTAGGTTCCATTTTGGCCTTTCCACAACTTTTTGAATCACACTTTGCTGGTTTCTAGCAATTCCCTTTATCATCCAtcgggaaatctgcagatgctggaaattcaagcaacacacacaaaatgctggtggaacgtagcaggtcaggcagcatctatgggaagaagcaCTGCtggtgttttgggccgagacccttcgtcaggactaactgaatgaAAAGacaataagagatttgaaagtggggggagggggaaatgcgaaatgataggagaagaccagagggggtgggatgaagctaagagctggaaaggtgattggcaaaaggggtacagagctggagaagggaaaggatcatctAGCCTACCTCAAATCTTCATGATGTTTAGTTTTATCACATCCTTAACTTTCAAAGTTGATTTCTTAAATGAATAACTTCTACATTATGCTGCTAGCCAGAGAATTATACAGCACAAAAGCAGAAGcttatttgtcatctataaaaatgatctgaatgattatgtggttaactggatcagcaaacttgtggATGACAGCAAGACCGAGGTGGagcggacagtgaggaagactgtcatgagggatctggaccagctggaaaaacgagctgaaaaatggcagatggaatctaatgtagacaattgtgaggtattgtactttggtaggatttacacagtgaacagaAGAGCACTGAGAAAactggtagaacaaagtgatccgGGAATACAGGTCCtttattcattgaaagtgacatcacaggcagatagggtcataaagaaagcatttggcacgttggccttcgtaaatcaaattactgagtacagaagatgggatgttatgttgaagttgtataagagcTTGATGTGGCTTAATTTGGAgttcgtgtgcagttttggtcaccaacctgcagagagatgtaaacaaggttaaaAGAGTACCGAgaaaatttccaaggatgttgccaggtctggaagacctgagttataaggaaagattgagtaggttatgactttattccttgaaacatagaagattgagagatttgatagaggtttacaaaattgaggggtatagattgagtaaatgcaagcaggtgttTTTTcatctgaggttgggtgggactacaactagaggtcatgggttaagggtgaaaggtgaaaagtttaaggggaatgttaagggaaatttcttcactcagagggtagtgagaataTGGAATGACCTGCCTGCTCAGATGGTGTGTGCAAACTcgattccttttttttaaatttatttttttattgaagttcatcatcaaacatttccataagatgtatttcagacattgtacatatgtatcaatatatatcatatatatcacaaatctccacataatacttatctgaggtatacacttatagaaaagagaggaaagaaagaacaagcgaaaggagaaaactacgtacaagtagggagtgattttttttacaacatattcattgatttgtgaggataTAATCTGGTCTATGAAGTGTTACGTAGTTAAGTaacttttcccagtatgaataaatttgttccaacttatgattaacagatgctgttatcttctccattttgtaaatgttgtttgtaatttccatccgtgcatttaaagttgggctctcctgtgataaccatttcctggtaacAGTCTTTTTACCAGACACCAGcaatatatttattaaatatttatctcttttcaaccattcttgaggtatctaCCCAAAATATaaggtcttactttctaagggtatttcacatctAAAAATGTCTTGTAGGTCATTgagtatcccactccaatagtctttgataacggggcTTATCAATACTCTTATCAAgtatttccatccaaactccctccatttctgtgaactggtacacttccattgatatctccatattgttgtccattcttcctcagatataattatcctttctttcttctcccattttgttttaatgtatgaagtcaaatgtgttttaagatttgacaaacccttatacacgcttgaaatgattctgctaccattatctgaattatatgcttttctgaatagctctatcaaacatgtacttgccttggttacatttttaaccatcctattaacatactatcgcatctgtaaataccaatgcCTTGTTTTccaataagtgtttctctttaagcatttcaaaactgaacaataTGTTCTtccattatattgcaaagaactgttattcctttagctgtccagtccttaaatctagcatccagtttatttggcataaaatccaagtcatatgcacaccatttaagaattgcagtatCTCCCTTTAGTTTATaatcttttataatagttttccatattttaagagtccatttcacccatgggttatcaatagtatttatgtacctttgtaggttgttatcagccaaaattgcctgtatggggatgggaagtacccgctcctcaatgttttgccccatccccccttttccttggctaattgcaaacctttgagatgaactctaagccttttaccttgccatacATGTCTGGATAATATCTTGGTTCatttattgaattgattttgattaatctctattggtagggtctgaaagagatataacagtctgggcaatgtatttattttaatggactcaatccttgaactgagactaaaaaaaggaattaggttccatcttgttatatcttccttaattttttatataaaggctgataattacattctgataattttgccaaatcttttggcataatgatgcccaaatatttgaaagactctgtttgccatgcccagggatatccactttcaatttctcttggtgggctatagttatatgaaagtaattgggttttatccaCATTGATCttctatcctgataattgacatTATTGCATcaaaaggattgcatcaatttaggtaaagagtatgttggttgccctagatagatcaaaatgtcatccgcgtaacaGGCTaatttgttacaatttgtaacagaccaatctgtccctttaatagtaaatcccctgatatcttcattttgcctgatgtattgagctaatggctCCAGATATGATGCGAAGAGTAAGcaaacttgatttcaacatttaagagaagtttggataggtacgtataGGTAGGAATACAAAGGCTGTGGTCCTGGTgctagcagtttaaatggtttggcacagactagatgggccaaggggcctgtttctgtgctgtatttttctatgactgtgaCTCTTCCGCCAAACTCGCCAACccaagctagtcctatttgcctaAATTTAGCCCCTATACAATagcctactgtgctattccacacccttgcttcgggaagtctgatcaccgaGCTGTACTTCTACACCCTGAGACTGAAGACTGTAGCACCATTAATGAGGACCAAGAAAGTATGGACAAGAGAAGCACAGGAACACCTAcaggatggactggactgtattcagggattcatcttcaaacctggatgagtatgctgcagttgttaccgacttcattaaaacctgtgtggaagagtgtgtgcccacaaagacttactgtacatttccaaaccaaaagcc
Above is a window of Hypanus sabinus isolate sHypSab1 chromosome 20, sHypSab1.hap1, whole genome shotgun sequence DNA encoding:
- the LOC132378592 gene encoding uncharacterized protein LOC132378592, which translates into the protein MEFEANKLVADPTPEGLGEAKKDVLLGIARKLKIKVTTRMRNAQVQLLIAHHYIAEGKFEEEALELFVEGETLTEAEVRLQVDIMKYEHEFQIKQVEEKRQREEREKGRQFELERIRILQLGGPVFDIDDVYSLKELVVIDEFKKCVPDDEKHAATLRESVGLADKVVLNCKVEFTPDRSCPESNWEDQGNLDFEIGTGIESLEEADVPFACVQVFEVPVESQGTKPCVETQERSEVSDLVKKECSAFGSDGLGSVSKGLTLAPVESEDSQSLVLEGVLKVRDEMKAGDNSEEGAVSGFFKERIGEV